The Micropterus dolomieu isolate WLL.071019.BEF.003 ecotype Adirondacks linkage group LG22, ASM2129224v1, whole genome shotgun sequence genome contains a region encoding:
- the LOC123961558 gene encoding uncharacterized protein LOC123961558: MESYWSFTGIQIMEPMNSLETADSQPAVPLSPSICVPLTLRDGECYHVFVSYSSTDYQWTHSLINQLESWGMQVCFHDRDFTPGRTVWDNMSNCIQESQKVLLVLSKEFVRSRWCLLEANMSLLRDCLERKPIIPVLLERGVSVPLHLCHLTYLEGNDPDFMNKLLKVICTSNQQLQGSTVMPFQPPSIYNGKALQPLTAVNDEELYKWDSGQFSDMEVPDQLRLIVEDQEKYRTAISLWKKDDEKYIVREMQKVIGQANTILSAEKVLMGCRSNSKIYLVYVSLDSCKEEFAGTFSEQDGAEDMFQKALMFFSSGYACCLAKRHFPFPQPSSTGHLERGVCFCQYVSEQLKTGQWE, from the exons ATAATGGAGCCAATGAATTCACTTGAGACTGCAGACTCGCAGCCTGCTGTCCCACTGTCTCCCTCTATTTGTGTTCCTCTCACACTGAGAGATGGTGAGTGTTACCATGTCTTCGTTAGCTACAGCAGCACTGACTACCAGTGGACCCACTCCCTCATCAACCAGCTGGAGTCCTGGGGCATGCAGGTCTGCTTCCATGACCGTGACTTCACTCCTGGCCGCACCGTGTGGGACAACATGTCCAACTGCATCCAGGAGAGCCAGAAGGTCTTGCTGGTTCTCAGCAAAGAGTTTGTGAGGAGCCGCTGGTGTCTCCTGGAGGCTAACATGTCACTGTTAAGAGACTGCCTGGAGAGGAAGCCCATCATCCCAGTGCTGCTGGAGCGAggggtctctgttcctctccacCTCTGCCACCTCACCTACCTGGAGGGCAACGACCCTGACTTTATGAATAAACTACTCAAGGTGATCTGCACGTCCAACCAGCAGCTTCAAGGGTCCACTGTGATGCCCTTCCAGCCTCCGTCTATATACAACGGTAAGGCCCTGCAGCCTTTGACTGCTGTCAATGATGAGGAGCTCTATAAATGGGATTCTGGTCAGTTCAGTGACATGGAGGTGCCAGACCAACTGCGCCTGATCGTTGAGGACCAAGAGAAGTACAGAACGGCT ATTAGTCTCTGGAAGAAGGATGATGAGAAGTACATAGTGAGGGAGATGCAGAAAGTCATAGGTCAAGCAAACACAATCCTCTCTGCGGAGAAGGTGTTAATGGGCTGTCGGTCCAATTCAAAAATCTATCTGGTGTATGTTTCTCTGGACAGTTGCAAAGAAGAGTTTGCAGGAACATTTTCAGAGCAGGATGGTGCTGAAGATATGTTTCAAAAAGCTCTGATGTTCTTCTCATCAGGTTACGCCTGCTGCCTTGCTAAAAGACACTTTCCCTTTCCCCAGCCCAGCTCCACTGGTCACCTGGAGCGAGGGGTGTGTTTCTGTCAGTATGTCTCCGAGCAGCTGAAGACAGGGCAATGGGAATAG